One window of Lacerta agilis isolate rLacAgi1 chromosome 14, rLacAgi1.pri, whole genome shotgun sequence genomic DNA carries:
- the LOC117057895 gene encoding olfactory receptor 10A7-like, translated as MYTLTLLGNGLIITLTLVDSALHTPMYFFLRNLSFLEICYTSVTLPKMVVNFMSESKSISFAGCAAQMYFLLSLGTVECYLLAAMAYDRYMAICSPLHYPLIMNQKACAQMTVASWLCGIVMPLGNVVWIFTLPYCGPNKINHFFCDVPPVLKMACTDTTRNEMSILAFSVLITLSPFLLVLVSYIRILFTVLNMPSAESRHKAFSTCSSHLIVVTLFYGSASAMYLRPKSSHIEDIDRLVALFYSIVTPMLNPMIYSLRNKEVKDALWRLRGKNMLLCKLGKYICWKRSCKK; from the coding sequence ATGTATACCCTGACACTTTTGGGAAATGGCCTGATTATCACCCTCACCTTGGTTGACTCAGCCCTTCACACACCCATGTATTTCTTCTTAAGGAACTTGTCCTTCTTAGAGATTTGCTACACCTCGGTGACCCTCCCCAAGATGGTGGTCAATTTTATGTCTGAGTCtaagagcatctcctttgctgGGTGTGCTGCTCAGATGTATTTTCTTCTCTCGCTTGGAACAGTTGAGTGCTATCTGTTGGCTGCCATGGCCTATGACCGCTACATGGCCATCTGTTCCCCACTGCATTATCCACTGATTATGAACCAAAAAGCTTGTGCTCAGATGACAGTGGCCTCCTGGCTATGTGGCATTGTGATGCCTCTTGGCAACGTAGTTTGGATATTCACCTTGCCCTACTGTGGTCCCAATAAGATTAACCACTTCTTCTGTGATGTGCCACCAGTGCTGAAGATGGCTTGCACTGATACCACAAGGAATGAGATGTCAATTCTTGCATTCAGTGTGTTAATCACATTATCTCCGTTCCTGCTGGTGCTGGTTTCCTACATTCGAATCCTTTTCACTGTACTGAACATGCCATCAGCTGAAAGTAGGCACAAAGCCTTCTCTACTTGCTCATCACATCTCATAGTGGTTACCTTGTTCTACGGTTCTGCCAGTGCCATGTACCTGCGTCCCAAATCCAGTCACATTGAGGACATAGACAGGCTAGTTGCTCTATTCTATTCCATTGTCACACCCATGCTGAATCCTATGATCTATAGTCTGAGGAACAAGGAAGTGAAAGATGCCCTGTGGAGGTTGAGAGGGAAGAACATGCTTCTCTGTAAACTCGGTAAATATATTTGTTGGAAAAGAAGTTGTAAAAAATGA